A genomic region of Gemmatimonadales bacterium contains the following coding sequences:
- a CDS encoding RagB/SusD family nutrient uptake outer membrane protein encodes MQSSSSFEARSGRLGKGAATAIALGTVLALGACDNLLEVEYPGRIPSGQIDNAALANVLARSVISDLECAYSNHSAGSSFHSDEWETANSNVPLANWGERTIGADEDNYVVSSCDDGGFGMQLTLQTARFQSEDIYRRLEAWSDTDVPNRRSLMAQVRAFGGYAYQFMGETWCQVAFDGAAAQAPAAALTLAEQRFTEAITIAQQAGNTDIVNMSRVGLARAKLMLKKYGEAATIAQQVPAGYVKDADRGAENTRRWNDIYRNGNDLGAYTVALSYRNTGDPRLQVVDANRGAFNPTIALWVSNKYTALQTPIRLASYREAQLIRAEALAEQNQVSAAMTILNDRRAEVSLAPLSASTQAQAIAHVMNERKMELAFEGGHRLADLLRRQLPWKGANGSTQVSNPFTARPYGQTTCWPHPTKESNGA; translated from the coding sequence ATGCAATCGTCATCGTCATTCGAGGCTCGGTCCGGGCGCCTGGGCAAGGGTGCGGCCACCGCCATTGCCCTGGGAACCGTCCTGGCACTCGGAGCCTGCGACAACCTGCTCGAGGTCGAGTATCCCGGCCGAATTCCGAGCGGACAAATCGATAACGCCGCCCTTGCCAACGTGCTGGCACGGAGCGTTATCAGCGATCTGGAGTGCGCCTACAGCAACCACTCGGCCGGATCGTCCTTCCATTCCGACGAGTGGGAAACCGCCAACTCCAACGTCCCGCTCGCCAACTGGGGCGAGCGGACCATCGGGGCGGACGAGGACAACTACGTCGTATCCTCCTGTGATGACGGCGGCTTCGGAATGCAGCTGACGCTCCAGACCGCCCGGTTCCAGTCGGAGGACATCTACCGGCGGCTGGAGGCTTGGAGCGATACCGATGTCCCCAACCGCAGGTCGCTGATGGCCCAGGTCAGGGCCTTCGGTGGCTACGCTTATCAATTCATGGGAGAAACCTGGTGCCAGGTGGCGTTCGATGGCGCGGCGGCTCAGGCACCCGCAGCCGCCCTGACGCTCGCAGAACAGCGGTTCACGGAAGCAATTACCATCGCGCAGCAAGCCGGGAACACCGACATCGTCAACATGTCCCGCGTCGGCCTCGCGCGCGCCAAGCTGATGCTCAAGAAGTACGGAGAAGCCGCCACCATAGCTCAGCAAGTGCCGGCAGGATATGTCAAGGACGCCGACCGCGGCGCTGAAAACACCCGGCGGTGGAATGACATCTACCGGAACGGCAACGACCTTGGCGCGTACACGGTCGCGCTGTCGTACCGCAACACGGGAGACCCGCGACTGCAGGTCGTTGACGCCAACCGCGGCGCCTTCAACCCGACCATCGCTCTCTGGGTGAGCAACAAGTACACCGCACTCCAGACGCCAATCCGCCTGGCAAGCTATCGCGAGGCACAGCTGATTCGGGCCGAGGCCCTGGCAGAGCAAAATCAGGTCAGCGCGGCCATGACGATCCTCAACGACCGTCGTGCCGAGGTTAGCCTTGCCCCGCTTTCTGCTTCGACCCAGGCCCAGGCCATTGCCCACGTCATGAACGAGCGGAAAATGGAACTGGCCTTCGAAGGCGGACATCGGCTGGCCGACCTGCTCCGCAGACAGTTGCCCTGGAAGGGCGCCAACGGCTCGACTCAGGTATCGAATCCGTTCACCGCCCGCCCCTACGGCCAGACCACCTGTTGGCCGCACCCCACCAAGGAGTCCAACGGGGCGTAG
- the xth gene encoding exodeoxyribonuclease III — protein MLIATWNVNSIRARLDRLVAWLRRTGPDIVCLQELKVPDDDFPIEVLAAEGYNSVFHGQRTYNGVAILSRHPLADVTMGMGPGTDDPQARLISATVQGVRIISAYFPNGQTVGSDKWLYKLAWIARLRDHLAATYRPTDELLLCGDYNVAPDERDVARPEEWRASVLCHDDARLALKTLSDWGLIDTMRLHDPGPGPYTWWDYRLLAFPKGNGLRIDHIFATPSAAERTRRAWVDRDERKGKLPSDHAPVLIETDSAG, from the coding sequence ATGCTGATCGCGACCTGGAATGTCAATTCGATCCGAGCCCGGCTCGATCGCCTCGTGGCCTGGCTTCGGCGGACCGGGCCCGACATCGTCTGTCTTCAGGAACTCAAAGTGCCGGACGACGATTTTCCAATCGAGGTGCTGGCCGCCGAGGGCTACAACTCGGTGTTCCACGGCCAGCGCACCTACAACGGCGTGGCGATCCTGAGTCGGCACCCGCTTGCCGATGTGACGATGGGCATGGGCCCTGGGACCGACGACCCGCAGGCTCGACTGATCTCGGCTACCGTTCAAGGGGTGCGGATCATCTCCGCATACTTCCCGAACGGGCAGACGGTTGGCAGCGACAAGTGGCTGTACAAGCTGGCCTGGATCGCAAGGCTTCGGGACCATCTGGCCGCGACGTATCGCCCGACGGACGAGCTGCTCCTCTGTGGCGATTACAACGTGGCGCCGGATGAACGCGACGTTGCGCGACCGGAGGAATGGCGTGCCAGCGTGCTCTGCCACGACGATGCGCGGCTGGCGTTGAAGACTCTCAGTGACTGGGGCTTGATCGACACGATGCGTCTGCACGATCCGGGTCCGGGACCGTACACCTGGTGGGACTATCGGCTGCTGGCGTTTCCCAAGGGGAACGGTCTTCGGATCGACCACATCTTTGCGACTCCGTCGGCTGCCGAGAGAACCCGCCGGGCCTGGGTCGATCGGGACGAGCGCAAGGGGAAGCTGCCCTCCGATCATGCCCCCGTCCTGATCGAGACTGACTCTGCCGGCTGA
- a CDS encoding amidohydrolase family protein: MLTTLFAFALALAPDTARYVVLNHGRPAGEMVVVTGGDSAAVRFVYQDRQRGPRVQVRYRFGSDGTLLLREAAGLSAAAQPVSVAERFELSGGEARWSGGGENARARAEAGAFYLPRGGTPYDRALLAAHLLRQPNRSARLLPVGTASVEIVADTVVRLGARSARVRLAAIRGLGFDDAAVWLDEGNRFFASDAAWFITVPVEAVPVLPALRAVEKAWRARQSQAVAARLAPAASNALVIRNGDVFDAERGLMRPRTTVVVEHDRITAVGPADSIRVPAGARVIDATGKTVIPGLWDMHTHLMLGSESNGLLHLAAGITTVRDVAADFGIAVDQRARTEAGSLLGARILLAGFLEGPGHWAGPSDALAGSVEEARTWIARYDSAGYRQIKLYNLIHPDLLPAIAQEAKRRGIRLSGHIPRGLSVPAAVALGYDEVQHAASLISTFYQDSLYVPSMRAYSQVAAAVAPTFDANSVEMTRLIDLLRNRGTVVDGTFNLWQDRSRLLPDGNDPVFGPTIDWLPPVLQRSYRAGGGGSPEEVGRAQAASATYRAILKRLFDGGVTLVPGTDNLAGFSLHGELEIYERAGIPAANVLQIATLVSARVMKEDRDYGSIEVGKIADIAIVAGRPAERITDLRRVEQVIRAGRHYTVADLHRQIGVTSKR, from the coding sequence ATGCTGACCACTCTATTCGCATTTGCTCTGGCTCTGGCGCCTGACACCGCTCGCTACGTTGTCCTGAATCATGGGCGTCCGGCCGGCGAGATGGTCGTCGTCACCGGCGGCGATTCGGCCGCGGTGCGTTTCGTCTACCAGGATCGGCAGCGGGGCCCGCGGGTGCAGGTGCGCTATCGGTTTGGGTCCGACGGCACGTTGCTGCTGCGGGAAGCGGCGGGCCTGAGTGCCGCAGCCCAGCCAGTCAGTGTCGCCGAGCGGTTTGAGCTGAGCGGCGGCGAGGCGCGCTGGAGCGGGGGCGGTGAAAACGCCCGGGCGCGGGCGGAAGCGGGTGCTTTCTATCTGCCGAGGGGTGGGACTCCGTACGATCGAGCCCTGCTCGCGGCGCATCTGCTCAGGCAGCCGAATCGGTCTGCCCGGCTGCTCCCGGTCGGTACGGCTTCTGTCGAGATCGTGGCTGATACGGTAGTCCGCCTCGGCGCGCGGAGCGCTCGGGTTCGGCTTGCCGCGATTCGTGGTCTCGGGTTCGACGATGCCGCTGTCTGGCTCGACGAGGGGAACCGATTCTTCGCGAGCGACGCCGCCTGGTTCATTACCGTGCCGGTCGAGGCCGTACCCGTGTTACCGGCCTTGCGGGCCGTCGAGAAAGCCTGGCGGGCCCGGCAGTCTCAGGCGGTTGCGGCGCGGCTGGCGCCGGCGGCGTCGAACGCGCTCGTGATCCGGAATGGTGATGTTTTCGATGCGGAACGTGGCCTGATGCGTCCGCGCACGACGGTAGTCGTCGAGCATGATCGCATCACCGCCGTAGGACCGGCCGACTCGATCCGGGTTCCGGCCGGCGCGCGGGTGATCGATGCAACCGGAAAGACGGTGATTCCGGGGCTCTGGGACATGCACACACACCTGATGCTGGGCAGCGAAAGCAATGGGTTGCTGCACCTCGCAGCGGGAATCACCACGGTGCGTGATGTTGCGGCCGATTTCGGTATCGCGGTCGATCAGCGGGCCAGGACCGAGGCAGGGTCTTTGCTTGGTGCGCGGATTCTGCTGGCAGGCTTTCTGGAAGGTCCCGGGCACTGGGCCGGCCCGTCCGACGCGCTGGCCGGCTCGGTCGAGGAAGCCCGGACCTGGATTGCCCGCTACGACTCGGCCGGGTACCGCCAGATCAAGCTGTATAATCTGATTCATCCCGACCTGCTGCCAGCGATTGCGCAGGAAGCCAAGCGTCGCGGCATACGGTTGTCGGGCCATATTCCTCGAGGGCTTTCGGTGCCGGCGGCCGTTGCGCTCGGCTACGATGAAGTCCAGCACGCGGCGAGTCTGATCTCTACCTTCTACCAGGATTCGCTCTACGTTCCCTCGATGCGTGCGTATTCCCAGGTGGCAGCAGCCGTCGCACCGACCTTCGATGCGAACTCAGTCGAGATGACTCGGTTGATCGATCTGCTCAGGAATCGCGGCACCGTGGTGGATGGCACCTTCAATCTCTGGCAGGATCGGTCCCGACTGCTGCCGGATGGCAACGATCCCGTCTTCGGCCCGACGATCGACTGGTTGCCACCCGTGCTGCAACGCAGCTACCGTGCAGGGGGTGGCGGGTCGCCGGAGGAGGTCGGGCGCGCCCAGGCGGCGAGTGCCACCTATCGGGCGATTCTCAAGCGACTCTTCGACGGTGGGGTAACGCTGGTGCCCGGTACCGACAACCTTGCCGGGTTTTCGCTGCATGGCGAGCTCGAGATCTACGAGCGGGCTGGGATTCCGGCGGCCAACGTCCTGCAGATTGCCACGCTGGTTTCTGCCCGGGTCATGAAGGAGGATCGCGACTACGGCAGCATCGAGGTCGGTAAGATCGCGGACATCGCAATCGTGGCCGGGCGGCCCGCCGAGCGGATCACGGATCTCCGCCGGGTGGAGCAGGTGATCCGGGCGGGGCGGCACTACACGGTGGCGGATTTGCACCGGCAGATCGGCGTCACGTCCAAGCGCTAG
- the ligD gene encoding DNA ligase D produces MADDDQSSPSPAEQLAAYRAKRSADRTPEPFGGAAVPARAKAGGLFVVHKHAARQTHFDFRFEMDGVLKSWAVPRGPSYSLSDKRLAVRVEDHPLEYGDFEGMIPEGNYGAGAVIVWDRGEWVPLEDPRAGMEKGKLLFEFRGYKLRGRWTLVKIKKSERDWLLIKERDAWVKDPGEDFPQESVLSGLTVEDWMAGRTPADVLRNELLRLDAPRGVVDDTVGVMLAEPADDAFTKDGWLFELKLDGYRLIACHRGGESILRTRSGGDYTATFPEVARAVRALPLSHVVLDGEVVVLDGKGRPSFALLQRRGLLSRPLDVRRAEVELPATYYAFDLLGFEDFDLRPLPLLERKRLLRMILPPLGPIRYLDHIEREGDAVLAQVPTLGVEGIIAKKADAPYRAGRTSAWRKIKAEQTGDFVVVGFTAPNGSRGGFGALQLADRVDGQLVYAGRAGTGFSEAQLAEYHAELVPLIRATPACLGPVALPGAVPLAADEIPGTKTTTWVEPRLVAEVRYREWTPDGLLRHPAFLRMRNDKTPEQCDRQGWSSAPPEEATDPVQAASDEIKEAPVAKTVAFSNLKKIFWPEEGYTKGDLVDYYRAIAPWLLPYLKDRPVVLTRYPDGIAGKSFYQKDAPEFAPAWIQTVPIWSEDTQRDVRYFVANDEETLLYLANSAAIPLHIWASRVASLEQPDWCVIDLDPKEAPFLEVVAIARTLYRICTDAGLPSYVKTTGKTGLHILVPLGRQLTYEQSRTLGELLSRLVAREHRDTSTIVRQVTKRGDKVYLDYLQNRRGQLIVAPYSVRPLPGATVSMPLEWDEVNDDLEARRRTFTIKTAVARMETLGYDPVRPVLDQRPDLSKVLERLALQLGAG; encoded by the coding sequence ATGGCCGACGACGACCAGTCCTCACCTTCGCCCGCTGAGCAGCTGGCCGCATACCGGGCCAAACGCTCGGCCGATCGCACGCCGGAACCGTTTGGCGGCGCCGCGGTTCCGGCCCGCGCCAAGGCCGGCGGCCTGTTCGTGGTGCACAAGCACGCCGCGCGGCAGACCCATTTCGATTTTCGCTTCGAGATGGACGGGGTACTCAAATCGTGGGCGGTTCCTCGCGGCCCCTCGTACAGCCTCTCCGACAAGCGCCTCGCGGTGCGGGTGGAAGACCATCCGCTCGAGTATGGTGATTTCGAGGGCATGATTCCCGAGGGGAACTACGGCGCCGGCGCCGTGATCGTGTGGGATCGCGGCGAATGGGTGCCGCTCGAAGACCCGCGGGCCGGAATGGAAAAGGGCAAGCTGCTGTTCGAGTTCCGGGGCTACAAGCTGCGCGGGCGCTGGACGCTCGTCAAAATCAAGAAGAGCGAGCGTGACTGGCTGCTCATCAAGGAGCGGGACGCCTGGGTCAAGGACCCGGGGGAGGACTTTCCTCAGGAATCGGTCCTGTCAGGACTCACGGTCGAAGACTGGATGGCTGGACGGACCCCGGCCGACGTGCTGCGCAACGAACTGCTTCGCCTCGATGCGCCGCGCGGTGTGGTGGATGATACGGTCGGCGTGATGCTGGCCGAACCGGCGGACGACGCCTTCACCAAAGACGGCTGGCTCTTCGAACTCAAGCTGGATGGGTATCGGCTGATTGCCTGCCATCGGGGAGGCGAGTCCATTCTGCGCACCAGGAGCGGTGGTGACTACACCGCGACATTTCCCGAAGTGGCTCGCGCCGTTCGAGCCCTGCCCCTGAGCCACGTCGTTCTCGACGGTGAGGTCGTGGTGCTCGATGGCAAAGGGCGTCCCAGCTTTGCGCTGCTGCAGCGCCGTGGGTTGCTCAGCCGGCCGCTCGACGTACGTCGGGCAGAGGTCGAGCTGCCGGCAACCTATTACGCCTTCGACCTGCTCGGTTTCGAGGACTTCGACCTGCGCCCGCTGCCGCTGCTGGAGCGGAAGCGCCTGCTTCGGATGATCCTGCCGCCGCTCGGTCCGATCCGGTACCTCGATCACATCGAGCGCGAGGGCGATGCGGTGCTTGCCCAGGTGCCGACGTTGGGGGTCGAGGGCATCATTGCCAAGAAGGCTGACGCGCCCTACCGGGCAGGGCGCACCTCGGCCTGGCGGAAGATCAAGGCCGAGCAGACCGGCGACTTCGTGGTTGTCGGCTTTACCGCCCCCAATGGATCGCGCGGTGGGTTCGGTGCTCTGCAGCTGGCGGATCGGGTCGACGGACAGCTCGTCTATGCCGGTCGGGCGGGGACGGGGTTCTCCGAAGCGCAGCTGGCAGAATACCACGCCGAGCTGGTGCCGCTGATTCGCGCGACCCCCGCCTGCCTCGGTCCGGTTGCTCTACCGGGCGCGGTTCCGCTCGCCGCCGATGAGATACCTGGCACGAAAACAACGACGTGGGTGGAGCCACGGTTGGTGGCAGAGGTGCGGTACCGGGAATGGACGCCGGATGGCTTGCTCCGGCACCCCGCGTTTCTGCGGATGCGCAACGACAAGACGCCCGAGCAGTGCGATCGGCAGGGTTGGTCGAGTGCACCCCCGGAGGAAGCGACCGATCCGGTGCAGGCCGCCTCGGACGAGATCAAGGAGGCGCCGGTTGCCAAGACGGTCGCCTTCTCGAATCTGAAAAAAATCTTCTGGCCGGAGGAGGGATACACCAAAGGCGACCTGGTCGACTACTACCGGGCCATTGCACCGTGGCTCTTGCCCTACCTCAAGGATCGGCCCGTCGTGCTGACACGGTATCCTGACGGGATTGCGGGAAAGTCGTTCTATCAGAAAGACGCACCGGAGTTTGCGCCGGCCTGGATTCAGACCGTGCCGATCTGGAGCGAAGATACCCAGCGTGATGTGCGCTACTTCGTGGCCAATGACGAGGAGACGCTGCTCTACCTCGCCAATTCCGCAGCCATTCCGCTGCATATCTGGGCCAGCCGGGTTGCCTCGCTGGAACAGCCGGACTGGTGTGTGATCGATCTCGATCCGAAGGAAGCGCCGTTTCTCGAGGTTGTGGCGATTGCGCGAACGCTCTATCGAATCTGCACCGACGCCGGGCTGCCGAGTTACGTCAAGACGACGGGTAAGACCGGCCTCCACATCCTGGTTCCGCTGGGTCGTCAGCTCACCTATGAGCAGTCGCGCACCCTGGGTGAGCTCTTGTCCCGGCTGGTGGCGCGCGAGCATCGTGATACCTCGACGATCGTTCGCCAGGTTACCAAACGGGGTGACAAAGTCTATCTCGACTATCTCCAGAACCGCCGGGGACAACTGATCGTGGCACCTTACAGCGTCCGCCCTCTTCCCGGTGCGACGGTTTCGATGCCGCTCGAGTGGGACGAAGTCAACGATGACCTGGAGGCGCGGCGTCGGACCTTCACGATCAAGACTGCGGTGGCACGAATGGAGACGCTGGGCTACGACCCGGTGCGTCCGGTCCTCGATCAGCGACCCGACCTTTCCAAGGTGCTCGAGCGGCTGGCACTGCAACTCGGCGCCGGTTGA
- a CDS encoding SusC/RagA family TonB-linked outer membrane protein, with amino-acid sequence MVHPFVWAVRRTSSLFLGAAFGLATVGAFGAPVHAQAGTVSGTVVDSKSGRPLADARVAVDGGGQVARTGVRGDFRLTGLSGTTARLRITRIGYQATNADAPVGGAPIEVQLTEMVVKLDEVIVTGTAGEAQKRSLGNVVGSIDVANTLALAGPPAKLQDMMSVNVPGVRVIRASGAVGSGGVTRIRGSGSLSLSNEPLVYVDGVRVSNQAAARSLAFNGQEAPSRINDINPEEIESIEVLKGPSAATIYGTEASNGVIQIITKRGKAGRPTFEVRADAGAAWLANPEGRYPSNYYYSRAGTVEEFNVLNWRRENGYPAIFRTGSPVGFGASLSGGTDQLRYFFSSDFNRDEGPVDYNWQNKYSARANLTYSAPNDKFKVDLSLGAIRSRLRGASGFQPITTSIIWACNFPGCEPDPASPNNTGWNDGGGGFQFYRPEDYDEVQGLDNVDRTTFSLQLNHRPFSWLRHRLTLGPDFVNNKSSLLVEQHPTARRPFFTASNGERSVLQNRSTFLTLDYGASADVTLGKLVATTSAGVQYYYKQFDIVSGSGTNFAIPGPSDISGGSTITAEEQFLENKTFGAYVQEQLAFNNRFFFTAAVRGDDNSAFGENFNAVYYPKFSVSWVLSEEPFLANSGLFSQLKVRGAWGKAGQQPDVFSAIQTYAPALGTGGQGGVTPQNFGNPDLKPEIGQETEFGFDAGFFNQRLGIEFTYYDKKVKDAILSLPLRPSRGFPGSQFLNIGETRNKGIELAVDGTVLNSRNVGLDLRATFATNDSKITDMGGTPPAFVGSGFIQQWNVEGFAPSSYFFKRVVSSNIQPLNIGIPLPVGFDPMCEGGTELGEGDGSVVPCANAPRLFHGRPTPSWNGSVSANVRLGQRLRLLGMVDYLGGNHALVGDVAAIHAFFLSSEAVLKGTSEIVSGYLGTQFLLGDPNSVGVLGMMKGGFAKLRILSATYDLPPSVNRWLGASRGAITVSGENLLTLWRAQSEVFGVKFVDSEIMGNRTFDNTGNFGYTQESWPQLARFRTTIRFTF; translated from the coding sequence ATGGTCCATCCATTCGTGTGGGCAGTCCGGCGTACCTCGTCCCTCTTCCTGGGCGCGGCCTTTGGCCTCGCCACGGTGGGGGCTTTTGGTGCGCCGGTCCATGCCCAAGCTGGCACTGTCTCAGGTACTGTCGTTGACTCGAAGAGCGGACGACCACTGGCAGACGCCCGGGTCGCTGTCGACGGAGGGGGGCAGGTCGCGCGGACTGGCGTCCGCGGCGACTTCCGGCTGACCGGGTTGAGCGGTACGACCGCTCGGCTCCGGATCACCCGCATCGGCTACCAGGCTACCAACGCCGACGCTCCGGTTGGGGGGGCACCGATCGAGGTCCAACTCACCGAGATGGTGGTGAAGCTGGATGAGGTCATCGTTACCGGGACCGCTGGCGAAGCGCAGAAGCGGTCCCTGGGCAACGTGGTGGGCAGCATCGACGTGGCCAATACCCTGGCCTTAGCCGGCCCGCCCGCCAAGCTCCAGGACATGATGTCGGTCAACGTGCCCGGCGTGAGAGTCATCCGCGCCAGCGGGGCGGTCGGAAGCGGCGGGGTAACCCGGATTCGAGGCTCAGGCAGCCTGAGTCTTTCGAACGAGCCGCTGGTCTATGTCGACGGCGTCCGCGTCAGCAACCAGGCGGCCGCCAGAAGCCTCGCCTTCAACGGCCAGGAGGCGCCATCTCGAATCAATGACATCAACCCCGAAGAGATCGAGTCGATCGAGGTCCTGAAAGGGCCCTCGGCAGCAACGATCTATGGCACCGAGGCCTCGAACGGGGTGATCCAGATCATTACCAAGCGAGGCAAAGCGGGGCGGCCCACCTTCGAAGTCCGGGCCGATGCCGGTGCCGCCTGGCTGGCGAATCCCGAGGGCCGTTACCCGTCCAACTACTACTACTCCCGGGCCGGGACGGTGGAAGAATTCAACGTCCTGAACTGGCGTCGGGAGAACGGCTATCCTGCCATCTTCCGAACCGGCAGTCCGGTTGGCTTCGGCGCCAGCTTGAGCGGCGGCACCGACCAGCTGCGCTACTTCTTCTCGAGTGACTTCAACCGGGACGAAGGCCCGGTCGACTACAACTGGCAGAACAAGTACTCGGCCCGAGCCAACCTGACCTACTCCGCGCCGAACGACAAGTTCAAAGTCGACCTGAGCCTGGGCGCTATCCGTTCCCGGCTCCGCGGTGCCTCAGGCTTTCAGCCGATCACGACCTCGATCATCTGGGCCTGCAACTTCCCGGGCTGCGAACCCGACCCGGCCAGCCCGAACAATACCGGCTGGAACGACGGGGGCGGCGGCTTCCAGTTCTACCGGCCCGAAGACTACGACGAAGTGCAGGGACTCGACAACGTGGACCGGACCACGTTCTCGCTCCAGCTCAACCACCGGCCGTTCAGCTGGCTCCGGCACCGGCTGACCCTGGGCCCCGACTTCGTCAACAACAAGTCGTCGCTGCTGGTAGAGCAGCACCCCACTGCACGGCGCCCGTTCTTCACGGCGAGCAACGGAGAGCGAAGTGTGCTCCAGAACCGCTCCACCTTCCTGACCCTGGATTACGGCGCCTCGGCCGACGTAACCCTCGGCAAGCTCGTGGCAACGACCTCGGCAGGTGTGCAGTACTACTACAAGCAGTTCGATATCGTGTCGGGTTCGGGCACCAACTTCGCGATCCCCGGCCCGTCCGACATCAGCGGCGGCTCGACGATCACGGCCGAGGAGCAGTTCCTGGAGAACAAGACGTTCGGAGCCTATGTACAGGAGCAGTTGGCCTTCAACAACCGGTTCTTCTTCACGGCCGCTGTCCGGGGCGACGACAACAGCGCCTTCGGCGAGAACTTCAATGCCGTGTACTATCCGAAGTTCAGCGTCTCGTGGGTGTTGTCGGAAGAGCCGTTCCTTGCCAACAGCGGGCTATTCTCTCAACTCAAAGTCCGCGGAGCGTGGGGCAAGGCGGGGCAGCAGCCCGACGTCTTCTCCGCGATTCAGACCTACGCTCCGGCGCTGGGCACGGGCGGACAGGGCGGTGTGACTCCGCAGAACTTCGGCAACCCGGACCTCAAGCCTGAAATCGGGCAGGAAACCGAGTTCGGATTCGACGCCGGATTCTTCAACCAGCGTCTGGGCATCGAGTTCACCTACTACGACAAGAAGGTCAAGGACGCGATTCTCTCGCTGCCGCTCCGGCCGTCGCGCGGATTCCCCGGCAGCCAGTTCCTCAACATCGGCGAGACCCGCAACAAGGGCATCGAGCTGGCCGTGGACGGGACCGTGCTCAACTCTCGAAATGTTGGGCTCGACCTCCGGGCGACCTTCGCCACCAACGACAGCAAGATCACGGATATGGGCGGCACTCCGCCCGCATTCGTGGGCAGCGGCTTCATCCAGCAGTGGAACGTGGAGGGCTTCGCCCCATCGTCGTACTTCTTCAAGCGGGTGGTGAGCTCGAATATCCAACCCCTCAACATCGGGATCCCGCTTCCGGTGGGATTCGACCCGATGTGCGAGGGCGGAACCGAGCTGGGAGAGGGCGACGGATCAGTGGTTCCCTGCGCCAATGCGCCACGTCTCTTCCACGGTCGCCCAACCCCATCGTGGAACGGCAGTGTCAGCGCGAACGTCCGACTCGGTCAGCGGCTCAGGCTGCTGGGCATGGTCGACTATCTGGGCGGCAACCATGCCCTGGTCGGCGACGTCGCCGCGATCCACGCCTTCTTCCTGAGTTCGGAAGCGGTGCTCAAAGGGACCAGTGAAATCGTCTCGGGCTACCTGGGTACACAGTTCCTGCTTGGCGACCCGAACAGCGTCGGTGTGCTGGGCATGATGAAGGGCGGGTTCGCCAAGCTGCGCATCCTATCCGCCACCTACGACCTGCCTCCCAGCGTGAACCGGTGGCTGGGCGCTTCGCGGGGCGCCATCACCGTCTCGGGTGAAAACCTGCTGACACTTTGGCGGGCCCAGAGCGAAGTCTTCGGCGTCAAGTTCGTCGACTCGGAGATCATGGGCAACCGGACCTTCGACAATACCGGCAACTTCGGGTACACCCAGGAATCCTGGCCGCAGCTGGCCCGGTTCCGGACCACCATTCGGTTCACTTTCTGA
- a CDS encoding Ku protein translates to MPARSIGTATISFGLVSVPIHIYSSSESSAGISFNLLHKKCGTRLKQQYICPKDEEVVPRDQMVKGYEFAKDQYAVFTPEEIKALDEKATNTIDILEFVPLDQVDRRYLDKSYYLGPDKGGDRAYRLLGKALEETGRAALGQYAARGRQHLVLLRPLDGVLLMEQLHYAEELKPATEVPLGEGEVKAAELKLAKQLIEQAATDEFHPDRYKDEVRNRVLEAIQKKVEGHEITAEPAQDAGGKIIDLMEALKASLARGADDESDEGDKKRGKKRQAS, encoded by the coding sequence ATGCCAGCCCGATCCATTGGCACTGCCACGATTTCGTTCGGCCTCGTCTCGGTTCCGATCCACATCTATTCATCCTCGGAATCCTCGGCTGGGATCTCGTTCAACCTGCTCCACAAGAAGTGCGGCACCCGGCTCAAGCAGCAGTACATCTGCCCGAAAGACGAGGAAGTCGTCCCCCGGGATCAGATGGTCAAGGGCTACGAGTTTGCCAAGGACCAGTACGCCGTCTTTACCCCGGAAGAAATCAAGGCGCTCGACGAGAAAGCCACCAACACGATCGACATCCTCGAGTTCGTGCCGCTCGACCAGGTCGATCGCCGCTACCTCGACAAGTCGTACTACCTGGGCCCCGACAAAGGCGGCGACCGAGCTTACCGCCTGCTCGGCAAAGCCCTGGAAGAAACCGGTCGAGCCGCCCTCGGTCAGTACGCAGCACGCGGTCGCCAGCACCTGGTCCTGCTCCGCCCGCTCGATGGAGTGCTCCTGATGGAGCAGCTCCACTACGCCGAAGAGCTCAAACCAGCGACCGAGGTTCCCCTTGGCGAGGGCGAGGTCAAGGCAGCGGAGCTCAAATTGGCCAAGCAGCTGATCGAGCAGGCAGCTACGGACGAGTTCCATCCTGACCGTTACAAGGACGAAGTGCGAAACCGGGTCCTAGAGGCGATCCAGAAGAAGGTCGAGGGCCACGAGATCACCGCCGAACCCGCGCAGGACGCGGGCGGCAAGATCATCGACCTGATGGAGGCGCTCAAAGCCAGCCTGGCCCGCGGAGCCGACGACGAGTCGGACGAAGGCGACAAGAAGCGCGGCAAGAAGCGCCAGGCTTCGTGA